A genomic window from Chaetodon auriga isolate fChaAug3 chromosome 13, fChaAug3.hap1, whole genome shotgun sequence includes:
- the wdr4 gene encoding tRNA (guanine-N(7)-)-methyltransferase non-catalytic subunit wdr4, with product MAAVCFCGDWFVLSCDTKLVAVDSRQSREPFVFDCSTAERKTKSTKDDDNSDGAAEETGSDKVLAFTVSPSGKLVALTDDNKRLVLFQREPSWRCVSIRCVVRRCTSLMFSHAEKELLAADKSGDVYSFSVEEPQKEGELKMGHLSMLLAVTTSPDDRYIITADRDEKIRVSHLRCPYNIQSFCLGHQQFVSALLVPAGHPHLLLSGSGDGTVKLWEYESGQKLQSWDLRALEETLSPEADEQKKPSVCRITSSPDARHVAVQCERESWVQFFTVDREAGEKLVPHSRLSLPHCALDVTFDPEGRLWVLMDSSDAPLQVYKHTGGSWESDADSPELSRVTEALRLHWETLQASTRTNSRFEHLYKVSFDNVTAYLQKKQQRLEEQQLKRTKTHETNGNKRAKTSATGCQTSA from the exons ATGGCTgccgtgtgtttctgtggagacTGGTTTGTCCTCAGCTGCGACACCAAACTCGTGGCAGTcgacagcagacagagcag AGAACCGTTTGTGTTCGACTGCAGCACCGCTGAGAGGAAGACGAAGAGTACCAAGGACGATGACAACAG TGATGGCGCcgcagaggaaacaggaagtgacaaagTCCTCGCCTTCACTGTGTCTCCATCTGGAAAGCTGGTGGCGCTGACTGATGACAACAAGAGGCTGGTCCTGTTTCAGCGTGAGCCTTCATGGCGGTGCGTCAGCATCAG GTGCGTGGTGAGGAGGTGCACCTCCCTCATGTTCAGCCATGCCGAGAAGGAGCTGCTGGCAGCCGACAAATCAGGAGACGTGTACTCGTTCTCAGTGGAGGAGCCGCAGAAGGAGGGCGAGCTGAAGATGGGCCACCTGTCCATGCTGCTGGCCGTG ACCACGTCGCCGGACGACAGGTACATCATCACAGCCGACCGCGATGAGAAGATCAGAGTGAGTCACCTCAGGTGTCCCTACAACATCCAGTCCTTCTGCCTGGGACATCAGCA GTTCGTCAGCGCTCTGCTGGTTCCAGCAGGTcatcctcacctgctgctgtcaggatCAGGG gacGGCACCGTGAAGCTGTGGGAGTACGAGTCCGGCcaaaagctgcagagctgggaCCTCAGAGCGCTCGAAGAGACGTTGAGCCCCGAGGCGGACGAGCAGAAG AAGCCATCTGTGTGCCGCATCACCAGCTCTCCTGACGCTCGTCATGTCGCCGTGCAGTGTGAGAG AGAGTCCTGGGTTCAGTTTTTCACAGTGGACCGGGAGGCCGGGGAGAAGCTGGTGCCACACAGCAGGCTGTCCCTCCCCCACTGTGCCCTGgacgtgacctttgaccctgaggGCCGGTTGTgggtgctgatggactccagtGATGCACCGCTGCAGgtctacaaacacacaggaggcTCCTGGGAG TCTGACGCCGACAGTCCTGAGCTGAGCAGAGTGACCGAAGCCTTAAGGCTGCACTGGGAGACGCTTCAGG CCTCCACAAGGACCAACAGCCGCTTCGAGCACCTGTACAAGGTGAGCTTCGACAACGTGACTGCGTACctgcagaagaagcagcagaggctggaggagcagcagctgaagaggacGAAGACGCACGAAACCAACGGCAACAAGAGGGCCAAGACGTCCGCCACTGGATGTCAGACGTCCGCCTGA